A genomic window from Chitinophaga pollutisoli includes:
- a CDS encoding FecR domain-containing protein, protein MTEPTTDWGDLPYRTATLLLKQHQGAITTAELQELNTLVDAPARQRLLAELNDFPALEARLQRLARFNSAAAWQQVNDKRIHAHHKRSPRQRFYWAAAAMLTGIAAIAWFLSSRQIENNHARLVPDDRFGHQNDVLPGTSRATLTLSNGQTVQLRGEDFLLEEKDGTRLRSDSGALQYNTLAASGSETLYNTLRVPLAGTYRIVLPDGTAVWLNAASELRFPVRFTGSQRIVSLRGEGYFEVAADAQKPFSVQVEGDTINVLGTAFNISAYQSGRTATTLVSGKVAIAARKGRKALTPGQQAVSTTTALQVSPADMEKATAWKNGYFYFSNESIAEVMQQLTRWYGITVVYESAIDSRMRIGGSISREASLGEVLEQLRLLSGLQFNISGSELKVAAAKKK, encoded by the coding sequence CCACCGCCGAACTGCAGGAACTGAATACCCTGGTGGACGCCCCCGCGCGCCAGCGCCTCCTGGCGGAACTTAACGACTTCCCCGCGCTGGAAGCCCGTCTCCAACGACTCGCCCGTTTCAATAGCGCCGCCGCATGGCAACAGGTCAATGATAAACGCATCCATGCCCATCATAAACGCTCCCCCCGCCAACGCTTCTATTGGGCTGCAGCAGCCATGCTTACCGGGATTGCCGCCATAGCCTGGTTCCTCTCCTCCCGCCAGATAGAGAACAACCATGCACGCCTCGTGCCCGACGACCGCTTCGGCCATCAGAACGACGTGCTCCCAGGCACGTCCCGCGCAACGCTCACCTTGTCCAACGGGCAAACCGTCCAGCTCCGGGGAGAAGATTTCCTCCTCGAAGAAAAAGACGGTACGCGCCTGCGGAGCGACAGCGGCGCGCTGCAATACAACACCCTCGCCGCTTCCGGCAGCGAAACGCTGTACAACACGCTACGCGTGCCCCTCGCCGGCACTTACCGCATCGTATTGCCCGACGGCACTGCGGTGTGGCTCAACGCGGCGTCGGAGCTCCGCTTCCCGGTACGTTTCACCGGTAGCCAGCGTATCGTTTCCCTCCGGGGCGAAGGGTATTTCGAAGTAGCCGCCGACGCACAAAAGCCATTCAGCGTGCAGGTAGAAGGAGACACCATCAACGTGCTCGGCACGGCTTTCAACATCTCCGCCTATCAATCCGGGCGCACGGCCACCACGCTCGTTTCCGGAAAAGTGGCCATCGCTGCCAGGAAAGGGCGGAAAGCTTTAACGCCCGGCCAGCAGGCCGTTTCCACCACCACCGCGCTGCAGGTTTCGCCGGCAGACATGGAAAAAGCCACCGCGTGGAAGAACGGGTATTTCTATTTCAGCAACGAATCCATTGCCGAAGTCATGCAACAACTGACGCGCTGGTACGGCATCACCGTGGTATACGAAAGTGCGATAGACAGCCGCATGCGCATCGGCGGCAGTATCAGTAGGGAAGCGAGCCTGGGAGAAGTACTGGAACAGTTGCGGCTCCTGAGCGGGCTGCAGTTCAATATCAGCGGCAGCGAATTGAAAGTAGCCGCCGCAAAGAAGAAGTAA
- a CDS encoding TonB-dependent receptor yields MKITLALLFTFSLGVFASGKAQHVTLSVKNMPLREVFSRMKQQTGYHFLYQEDVLTHADPVTISIKETPVLSVLHALLPARALDFRVNGRNITVLKSAGAPVRKNIEVRGTVRDSSTVLQGVTVIVKDSRPIIGTATDANGRFILDVPDNAVLEFNFIGYIPQQIPISGRSVIDVLLLPDTKGLGEVVVVGFGQQKKSSLVSSISTIKGEQLRMPTRSLSNNLAGQIPGLIAVQRSGEPGYDNAEFWIRGVSSFAGGTSPLVLVDGIPRNMNDIEPDEIETFTLLKDAAATAVYGAEGANGVILITSKRGMAQKTRITYRGEYSQLKPTRRPRFANSYDYLSLYNEALRNEGRDPQFSDELLAKYKSGEDPDLYPSSNWWNLLMRDHTNNTRHTLNFRGGGDRMRFFVSGAYFSESGLYKVNPDYNNNAGVKRYNLRSNIDLDVTKTTLLRVDLSGQYLQTNYPGFGATNLFERFSRIPPHLFPAVYSDGTLAGHPTQNNNKLNPYNQLVESGYQKEWRTGIQSRVDLEQKLDILTQGLKIRAAISYDANTLYRMTRIKTPSTFFATGRDADGKLIYKQISNSTPFGEPIEGSSGDKNIYMEAALNYDRTFGKHVVSAMALTYQKEKQLQSDALAFRKQAYIGRTVYTFDSRYTIEANFGITGSENFAEGHRYGFFPAVGVAWNVTNEPFFPESLSRTVSNLKLRASVGRTGNDNLLNDRFGYRATFGNGTGYNWGIGTSGASNGIGNGLVEDKFSSPTLAWEVEVKKNYGIDVTLLNGAIDFQVDYFDNRRTDILLRRRTIPGIAGFRVAPWQNFGIVENKGIDGSMNLRHKVGEVMLSARGNLTLARNKIIEYDEVPQLYPWMNKTGTRLNALENFLIAERLFSDEDFNITTAPDGSKTYVLKDGIAPTRFIGQVMPGDIKYKDLNGDGIVDDLDRVKDVANPTVPELIYGFGLNAEWKGFYASVFFQGAGRVSVNINDQSNAFMPFHWGIDESNVRQEIVDSRWTQENPRQDVFFPRLRVSEMANTNTASTWWVKDGSFIRLKNVEAGYNFNSKLIQRAKMRNARIYIMGNNVALWDHLGIYDPELGNSAGGTRYPLPSTWTAGLEITL; encoded by the coding sequence ATGAAGATCACGCTAGCGCTGCTCTTTACTTTCTCCCTCGGGGTATTCGCTTCCGGAAAAGCGCAACACGTTACGCTTTCCGTTAAAAACATGCCCCTGCGGGAAGTCTTTTCCCGGATGAAACAACAAACGGGCTATCATTTCCTCTACCAGGAAGATGTGCTCACCCATGCCGATCCCGTAACGATCAGCATAAAAGAAACGCCGGTCCTCAGCGTCCTCCACGCCCTCCTGCCTGCGCGGGCGCTGGATTTCCGTGTCAACGGCCGTAATATCACCGTACTGAAATCCGCCGGCGCACCCGTCCGCAAGAATATCGAAGTGCGCGGCACCGTGCGTGATTCCAGCACCGTTTTACAGGGCGTGACCGTCATCGTAAAAGACAGCCGCCCCATCATCGGCACCGCCACCGACGCCAACGGCCGGTTCATCCTCGACGTTCCTGACAATGCCGTGCTGGAATTCAACTTCATTGGCTACATCCCCCAACAGATACCCATTTCCGGCAGGAGCGTCATCGATGTCCTGCTGCTGCCTGATACAAAAGGATTGGGTGAAGTGGTGGTTGTGGGATTCGGGCAACAAAAGAAGAGCAGCCTCGTCAGCTCCATCAGCACCATCAAAGGCGAGCAGCTCCGCATGCCTACCCGCAGCCTGTCCAACAACCTCGCCGGGCAGATTCCCGGCCTCATCGCCGTGCAGCGTTCCGGCGAACCGGGTTATGACAACGCAGAGTTCTGGATCAGGGGCGTGAGCTCGTTTGCGGGCGGCACCAGCCCGCTCGTATTGGTCGATGGTATCCCCCGTAACATGAACGACATCGAGCCCGATGAAATTGAAACCTTCACGCTGCTCAAAGACGCCGCGGCCACCGCGGTGTACGGGGCCGAAGGCGCCAACGGCGTCATCCTCATCACTTCCAAACGCGGCATGGCGCAGAAAACGCGCATCACTTACCGCGGCGAATACAGTCAGCTGAAACCTACGCGCCGCCCGCGTTTCGCCAACTCATACGACTATTTATCCCTATACAACGAAGCCCTCCGCAACGAAGGCAGAGATCCCCAGTTCAGCGACGAATTGCTGGCGAAATACAAATCCGGCGAAGATCCGGACCTGTATCCCAGCAGCAACTGGTGGAACCTCCTCATGCGCGACCACACCAACAACACCCGTCATACGCTCAACTTCAGGGGCGGCGGCGACCGCATGCGGTTCTTCGTTTCCGGCGCCTATTTCTCCGAAAGCGGGCTCTATAAAGTGAACCCCGATTACAACAACAACGCCGGCGTTAAACGTTACAACCTCCGTAGCAACATCGACCTGGACGTTACCAAAACGACCCTGCTGCGCGTGGACCTGAGCGGTCAATACCTACAAACGAATTACCCCGGCTTTGGCGCCACCAACCTGTTCGAGCGCTTCTCCCGCATCCCGCCGCACCTGTTCCCCGCCGTGTATTCCGACGGAACGCTCGCCGGGCACCCCACGCAGAATAACAACAAGCTCAATCCATACAACCAGCTCGTGGAATCAGGTTATCAGAAGGAATGGAGAACGGGCATCCAGTCGCGGGTGGACCTCGAGCAGAAACTCGACATCCTCACGCAGGGCCTGAAAATCCGTGCCGCCATCAGTTATGACGCTAACACCCTCTACCGGATGACGCGCATCAAAACGCCTTCCACGTTCTTTGCCACCGGCCGCGACGCCGATGGAAAACTGATCTATAAACAAATCAGCAACAGCACGCCCTTTGGTGAGCCGATAGAAGGCAGTTCCGGCGACAAGAACATCTACATGGAAGCCGCGCTGAATTACGACCGCACTTTCGGCAAACACGTGGTAAGCGCCATGGCATTGACTTACCAGAAAGAAAAACAATTGCAGTCCGACGCACTCGCCTTCCGCAAACAGGCCTATATCGGCCGCACGGTTTATACTTTCGACAGCCGCTATACGATCGAAGCCAACTTCGGTATCACAGGCAGCGAAAACTTCGCGGAAGGGCACCGTTACGGCTTCTTTCCGGCGGTGGGCGTGGCCTGGAACGTCACCAACGAGCCTTTCTTCCCCGAATCCCTGTCCAGAACGGTGAGCAACCTGAAACTGCGCGCCTCCGTTGGCCGCACCGGGAACGACAACCTCCTCAATGACCGTTTCGGATACAGGGCCACTTTCGGTAATGGCACCGGTTACAACTGGGGTATCGGCACCTCCGGCGCGAGCAACGGCATAGGCAACGGTCTTGTTGAAGACAAATTCTCATCCCCGACCCTGGCGTGGGAAGTGGAGGTGAAAAAGAATTACGGGATCGACGTTACGCTGCTCAACGGCGCCATCGACTTCCAGGTGGATTATTTCGACAACCGCCGGACGGACATTCTCCTCCGTCGCCGCACCATCCCAGGTATCGCCGGTTTCCGCGTAGCGCCCTGGCAGAACTTCGGCATCGTGGAGAACAAAGGCATCGACGGCTCGATGAACCTGCGCCACAAAGTCGGTGAAGTGATGTTGTCCGCCCGTGGCAACCTGACGCTCGCCCGCAACAAAATCATCGAATACGACGAAGTGCCACAGCTCTATCCCTGGATGAATAAGACCGGAACGCGCCTGAATGCGCTGGAAAACTTCCTCATAGCCGAGCGCCTGTTCTCCGACGAAGATTTCAATATCACCACCGCGCCGGACGGCAGTAAAACCTATGTATTGAAAGACGGCATTGCTCCTACCCGTTTTATTGGCCAGGTGATGCCCGGCGACATCAAGTACAAAGACCTCAATGGCGACGGGATCGTGGATGATCTTGACCGGGTAAAAGACGTCGCCAATCCCACCGTTCCCGAACTCATCTACGGCTTTGGCCTCAATGCCGAATGGAAAGGATTCTACGCCAGCGTATTCTTCCAGGGCGCAGGCCGCGTTTCCGTCAATATCAACGACCAATCAAACGCCTTCATGCCTTTCCATTGGGGGATCGACGAAAGCAATGTTCGCCAGGAAATCGTGGACAGCCGCTGGACACAGGAAAACCCGCGCCAGGACGTATTCTTCCCACGCCTGCGCGTCTCCGAAATGGCGAATACCAACACCGCCAGCACCTGGTGGGTGAAAGACGGCTCGTTCATCCGTCTGAAAAACGTTGAAGCCGGTTACAATTTCAACAGCAAACTCATCCAGCGCGCGAAAATGAGAAACGCCCGCATTTATATTATGGGCAACAACGTTGCGCTGTGGGACCACCTCGGCATCTACGATCCTGAACTGGGCAACAGCGCCGGCGGCACCCGCTACCCGCTTCCCAGTACCTGGACGGCAGGACTTGAAATCACACTTTAA
- a CDS encoding RagB/SusD family nutrient uptake outer membrane protein has product MKYIFHSLIIAATAFGTVSCNKSYLDVSKELAEDRDMQKIFSTPADVRKWHRNIYAGIPNLANYSRNDITGLDNPWLRMTDEVKLRQVTEYNLAPYTLSHSTWSRWALYQYIRQANIFLANAVEIPASGLADFVDAAELAELKVQARFLRAYYHYLLFELYGPVTIMTDVADPNSKNLDYARNSVDEVVNFVYDELTACIAELKDPDLTKQELLALPTKGTALAIRARLMMYAASPLFNGGYSEALAVTNKDGKRLFPDADPAKWDKALEAVKAVIDYAESGHYALHREMTGTAYDPDKSLYELHMKYNKEIIFARSDVNWGSVPTVGVDGWSVPRGARGGSNATGYIAATQELVDAFFMNDGLPIDESPKYSETGMSEAGDDVTGRTTPGTFRMYVNREPRFYQAIFYNGRRWHVGNEEIWFNKDGNSDNRVQDHARTGYIFYKKLSKRVYNQGSHPKSEYRPGIIHRLAEFYLLYAEVLNEVRPSDPNIITYIDKVRERAGIPLLADIKPQIRGNQVAQREAVRAEMRVELAGEGQRYFDVRRWMIAENPSGKGAQGGPYYGMDMNAPTLEGFYKRTVIENRGWTRAMYLYPIPLNDIQNSRLLVQNPGY; this is encoded by the coding sequence ATGAAATATATTTTCCACTCACTGATTATCGCAGCTACCGCATTCGGCACTGTTTCGTGCAATAAAAGTTATCTCGACGTGTCCAAAGAACTGGCCGAAGACCGCGATATGCAGAAAATCTTTTCCACCCCGGCAGATGTGCGCAAGTGGCACCGTAATATCTATGCAGGCATCCCTAATTTAGCCAACTACAGCCGCAACGATATTACCGGGCTCGACAATCCCTGGCTCCGCATGACCGACGAGGTGAAGCTCCGCCAGGTGACGGAATACAACCTGGCGCCCTATACGCTCAGCCATTCCACCTGGTCGCGCTGGGCTTTGTACCAATACATCCGCCAGGCCAATATCTTCCTTGCCAACGCCGTAGAGATTCCCGCATCCGGCCTGGCCGATTTCGTGGACGCCGCAGAGCTCGCCGAGCTGAAAGTGCAGGCCCGCTTCCTGCGCGCTTACTACCATTACCTGCTGTTCGAGTTATACGGCCCTGTCACGATCATGACGGACGTCGCCGATCCCAATAGCAAGAACCTCGATTACGCGCGCAACTCCGTGGATGAGGTAGTAAATTTCGTGTATGACGAACTGACCGCCTGCATCGCGGAGTTGAAAGATCCGGACCTGACCAAACAGGAACTGCTGGCCCTGCCTACCAAAGGCACCGCCCTGGCCATACGCGCGCGGTTGATGATGTATGCCGCCAGCCCCCTGTTCAACGGCGGCTATTCCGAAGCGCTGGCCGTCACGAACAAAGACGGCAAAAGGCTCTTCCCCGATGCCGATCCCGCCAAATGGGACAAAGCCCTCGAAGCCGTGAAAGCCGTCATCGACTATGCGGAATCCGGCCACTATGCCCTACACCGCGAAATGACAGGCACCGCTTACGATCCCGACAAGAGCCTGTATGAACTGCACATGAAATACAACAAGGAGATCATCTTCGCCCGTTCGGATGTGAACTGGGGATCGGTGCCGACTGTTGGTGTCGACGGATGGTCGGTGCCCCGCGGCGCCCGCGGCGGCAGCAACGCCACCGGTTACATCGCCGCCACGCAGGAGCTGGTGGATGCATTCTTCATGAACGACGGCCTTCCCATCGATGAATCCCCCAAATACAGCGAAACCGGCATGTCGGAAGCAGGGGACGATGTGACGGGGCGCACCACGCCCGGCACTTTCCGGATGTACGTCAACCGTGAGCCCAGGTTTTACCAGGCTATCTTCTACAACGGCCGGCGCTGGCATGTTGGGAACGAAGAGATCTGGTTCAACAAAGACGGCAACAGCGACAACAGGGTCCAGGACCACGCCCGCACGGGTTATATCTTTTACAAAAAACTCAGCAAGCGCGTCTATAACCAGGGATCCCACCCGAAAAGCGAGTACCGTCCGGGCATCATCCACCGCCTCGCGGAATTTTACCTGTTATATGCCGAAGTGCTGAACGAAGTAAGGCCTTCCGATCCCAACATCATCACTTACATCGACAAGGTACGCGAGCGCGCGGGCATTCCCCTGTTGGCGGATATCAAACCGCAGATCCGGGGCAACCAGGTCGCGCAGCGCGAGGCTGTGCGCGCCGAAATGCGTGTGGAACTGGCCGGCGAAGGGCAACGTTACTTTGACGTGCGCCGCTGGATGATTGCCGAAAACCCCTCCGGCAAAGGCGCGCAGGGCGGACCTTATTACGGCATGGATATGAACGCCCCCACGCTGGAAGGCTTCTACAAACGCACCGTGATCGAAAACCGGGGATGGACGCGCGCCATGTACCTTTATCCCATCCCGCTGAACGACATCCAGAACAGCCGGCTGCTCGTCCAGAATCCCGGGTATTGA